The following proteins come from a genomic window of Nitrospira sp.:
- a CDS encoding formate--tetrahydrofolate ligase — MTDLQIARSVRPRPILHIAEQLGLQADEIAIFGSNKAKISLRALGRLKARPLGRYILVTAINPTPLGEGKTTTSIGLAMGLSRLGKRAAVTLRQPSLGPVFGIKGGGTGGGHAQVLPMEEINLHFTGDAHAVAASHNLLSAFLDNHLFHGNECGFDIERITWPRTLGVSDRALRQVMIGEETQRHRGQFVITEASEIMAVLALASSQADLRQRLGRIMVGLKQSGAVGTAEELGCAGAMAVLLKDALLPNLVQTLEGTPAFVHTGPFGNIAHGNCSILSDAVALKCADYVVTEAGFGSDLGAEKFFNIKCRVSGSKPAAAVVVATLRALKLHGGGGVAKAGAPLPSGLTGPNMPALEKGFANLEQHIANARAHGIPVVVAVNAFKDDVPAELEWVRNRSREVGAIDAAVSTHWADGGRGAERLADAVVRAVEQPANFTHLYDVKWPIRRKIETIATKMYGAAGVSFEPEAERQIDAAESLGFGELPVCMAKTPLSLSHDPALKGRPAGFTVPIKELRILAGAGFVTAVCSGIQLMPGLPKKPAGERIDLDPVSGEIVGLS, encoded by the coding sequence GTGACTGACCTCCAAATTGCCCGATCCGTTCGACCTCGCCCCATTCTCCATATTGCTGAACAACTGGGTCTCCAAGCCGACGAAATCGCAATATTCGGCTCAAACAAGGCAAAAATCTCATTGCGGGCTTTGGGTCGCCTCAAGGCTCGCCCGTTAGGGCGGTATATTTTGGTGACAGCGATTAACCCAACTCCTCTCGGCGAAGGAAAGACGACGACATCGATTGGGCTGGCTATGGGGCTCTCACGGTTAGGTAAGCGTGCGGCGGTGACCCTTCGGCAGCCCTCCCTTGGTCCGGTATTTGGAATTAAGGGTGGGGGTACCGGGGGCGGCCATGCTCAGGTGCTGCCCATGGAGGAGATCAATCTACATTTTACCGGCGATGCTCACGCGGTTGCTGCGAGCCACAATCTCCTTTCCGCCTTCCTGGACAATCATCTCTTCCACGGCAATGAATGTGGCTTTGATATAGAGCGAATCACCTGGCCCAGAACGTTGGGAGTCAGCGACCGGGCGCTCCGCCAAGTGATGATAGGGGAAGAGACCCAGCGGCATAGGGGCCAGTTTGTGATTACCGAGGCCTCTGAAATAATGGCCGTGTTGGCCTTGGCATCGAGTCAAGCAGACCTCCGCCAACGGCTTGGCCGGATCATGGTGGGATTGAAGCAATCCGGTGCCGTCGGAACTGCAGAGGAACTGGGTTGTGCTGGGGCGATGGCGGTTTTATTGAAGGATGCCTTGCTGCCTAACCTGGTGCAGACCTTGGAAGGAACGCCGGCGTTTGTGCACACCGGTCCGTTCGGCAATATCGCCCACGGCAATTGCTCCATTCTGTCCGATGCCGTGGCGCTCAAGTGTGCAGATTACGTCGTCACAGAGGCCGGATTCGGGAGTGACCTGGGCGCCGAAAAATTTTTCAACATCAAGTGTCGCGTGTCAGGATCCAAGCCTGCGGCTGCTGTCGTGGTGGCGACCTTACGAGCCCTGAAGCTGCATGGCGGCGGAGGAGTCGCCAAAGCAGGTGCGCCGTTACCCTCTGGATTGACCGGGCCCAACATGCCAGCCCTGGAGAAGGGCTTTGCGAATCTGGAACAACATATCGCCAACGCGCGCGCTCATGGCATCCCGGTCGTTGTTGCGGTGAACGCGTTTAAAGACGATGTTCCTGCCGAATTGGAGTGGGTGCGGAACCGGTCTCGGGAAGTTGGCGCGATCGATGCCGCAGTCTCGACTCATTGGGCTGATGGAGGGCGAGGCGCTGAACGACTGGCCGATGCGGTGGTTCGTGCAGTGGAACAGCCCGCGAACTTTACGCATCTCTACGATGTGAAGTGGCCAATTAGAAGGAAGATCGAAACGATCGCCACGAAGATGTATGGGGCAGCGGGAGTCAGTTTTGAGCCCGAGGCGGAGCGTCAGATTGACGCGGCCGAGTCTCTAGGATTTGGGGAGCTCCCCGTTTGTATGGCGAAGACGCCGTTGTCCTTGTCGCATGATCCGGCGCTGAAGGGAAGACCTGCGGGCTTTACGGTTCCGATCAAAGAATTGCGCATTCTCGCGGGAGCCGGATTCGTGACCGCGGTCTGCTCGGGGATTCAGTTGATGCCGGGATTACCGAAGAAACCGGCCGGCGAACGGATTGACCTGGATCCGGTGAGCGGAGAAATTGTCGGGCTTTCGTAG